One segment of Panicum virgatum strain AP13 chromosome 1K, P.virgatum_v5, whole genome shotgun sequence DNA contains the following:
- the LOC120652682 gene encoding berberine bridge enzyme-like Cyn d 4 — protein sequence MADTVASPFWIIPHRTSESGWLEVEEGERPAARRRRRCSQDSGTSLLLLLLLAASPCSPLEQEHNAAGATLRESFLLCVARVSPATADPSRIVHAPSEPSYPSLLNATIQNLRFASARTPRPALLLTPATVAEARACVACCRRHGLTVRARSGGHYYEGLSYRSVPPRAAATGARRPFAVVDVAALRDVRVDAARREARVGPGATLGELYYAAARESGGALGFPAGICPTVCVGGHLSGGGFGPMMRRHGLAADNVVGAEVVDAEGRLLDRAAMGEGLFWALRGGGGGSFGVVVSWTVRLVPVPRVVSAFTVRRRLVDRRRTQSALRLLAKWQRVAHALPDDLFVKVAMEPELDAAGERHPLVVFKSLFLNNCNGMVAAMSAHLPELGVTPGDCRDMSWIRSMLYFYGYTDGEPAAEVLLDRSLQPKQYYKVKLDYLTSPMPAAGLAELLDRIVEDGGGSIDIDPQGGAMGATPESATPYAHRRGYLYNVQYFVKWGGGAEEEEGRHLGWVRGVHGFMAAYASSGPRAAYVNFRELDLGQNVEGETSYEAARGWGEMYFRGNFRRLAMVKAEVDPEQVFWSEQSIPPLVAADVGGERQSE from the exons ATGGCCGATACGGTGGCTAGTCCGTTCTGGATTATTCCTCATCGGACGTCGGAGTCCGGCTGG ctggaggtggaagaaggcgAGAGGCCAGCAGCAAGACGGAGGCGACGATGCAGCCAAGATTCGGGcacctctctcctcctcctcctgctcctcgcaGCTTCGCCTTGTTCCCCGCTGGAGCAAGAACacaacgccgccggcgccaccctcCGCGAGAGCTTCCTCCTCTGCGTCGCCCGCGTCTCCCCGGCCACCGCCGACCCGTCCCGGATCGTCCACGCGCCGTCGGAGCCCTCCTACCCTTCCCTGCTCAACGCCACCATCCAGAACCTCCGCTTCGCCTCGGCGCGGACGCCGCGCCCGGCGCTGCTCCTCACGCCGGCCACCGTCGCCGAGGCGCGGGCCTGTGtcgcctgctgccgccgccacgggctCACGGTCCGCGCCCGCAGCGGCGGGCACTACTACGAGGGCCTCTCCTACCGCTCGgtcccgccccgcgccgccgccaccggggcCCGCCGCCCCTTCGCCGTCGTCGACGTCGCCGCGCTCCGCGACGTGCGCGtggacgcggcgcggcgcgaggcGCGGGTCGGCCCCGGCGCCACGCTCGGGGAGCTCTACTACGCCGCGGCGCGCGAGAGCGGCGGGGCGCTCGGGTTCCCCGCCGGGATCTGCCCCACGGTCTGCGTCGGCGGACACCTCAGCGGCGGCGGGTTCGGGCCCATGATGCGGAGGcacggcctcgccgccgacaACGTGGTGGGCGCCGAGGTGGTGGACGCGGAGGGGAGGCTCCTGGACCGGGCCGCCATGGGCGAGGGCCTCTTCTGggcgctccgcggcggcggcggcggcagcttcgGCGTCGTGGTCTCGTGGACGGTGCGGCTGGTGCCCGTGCCGCGCGTCGTGTCCGCCTtcaccgtccgccgccgcctcgtggaCCGGCGGCGGACCCAGTCGGCCCTCCGCCTCCTGGCCAAATGGCAGCGCGTGGCGCACGCGCTCCCAGACGACCTGTTCGTGAAGGTCGCCATGGAGcccgagctcgacgccgccggcgagaggcACCCGCTAGTGGTCTTCAAGTCGCTGTTCCTCAACAACTGCAACGGCATGGTCGCCGCGATGAGCGCCCACCTGCCGGAGCTCGGCGTGACACCCGGCGACTGCCGAGACATGAGCTGGATCCGATCCATGCTCTACTTCTACGGCTACACCGacggcgagcccgccgccgaggTGCTGCTCGACCGGAGCCTGCAGCCCAAGCAGTACTACAAGGTCAAGCTGGACTACCTGACCTCCCCGATGCCGGCCGCCGGGCTGGCGGAGCTCCTCGACCGGATcgtcgaggacggcggcgggtcCATCGACATCGACCCGCAGGGCGGCGCGATGGGCGCGACGCCGGAGTCGGCGACGCCGTACGCGCACCGGCGAGGGTACCTGTACAACGTGCAGTACTTCGTcaagtggggcggcggcgcggaggaggaggaggggcggcacCTGGGGTGGGTGCGAGGGGTGCACGGGTTCATGGCGGCGTACGCGAGCTCGGGGCCCCGGGCGGCGTACGTCAACTTCCGGGAACTGGACCTGGGGCAGAACGTGGAGGGGGAGACGAGCTACGAGGCGGCCAGGGGGTGGGGGGAGATGTACTTCAGGGGAAACTTCAGGAGGCTGGCCATGGTGAAGGCCGAGGTCGACCCCGAGCAGGTGTTCTGGAGCGAGCAGAGCATCCCTCCCCTGGTGGCGGCAGATGTTGGAGGGGAGAGgcagagtgagtga
- the LOC120695260 gene encoding aspartate aminotransferase, mitochondrial-like, giving the protein MAALSRAASCLTRRPQAQPSRLQAARAMASSLFGHVEPAPKDPILGVTEAFLADPSPDKVNVGVGAYRDDNGKPLVLDCVREAERRIAGNLNMEYLPMGGSIKTIEESLKLAYGEDSELIKDKRIAAVQALSGTGACRLFADFQKRFLPDSQIYIPTPTWSNHHNIWRDAQVPQKSFTYYHPESRGLDFSGLMNDIKNAPDGSFFLLHACAHNPTGVDPTEEQWREISHLFKVKKHFPFFDMAYQGFASGDPERDAKAIRIFLEDGHQIGCAQSYAKNMGLYGQRVGCLSILCEDEMQAVAVKSQLQQIARPMYSNPPVHGALVVSIILSDPELKSLWLKEVKGMADRIIGMRTALKENLEKLGSPLSWEHITNQIGMFCYSGMTPEQVDRLTNEFHIYMTRNGRISMAGVTTGNVEYLANAIHEVTKSK; this is encoded by the exons ATGGCGGCGCTGTCCCGCGCGGCCTCCTGCCTGACCCGGCGGCCGCAGGCGCAGCCGTCGAGGCTGCAGGCGGCGAGGGCGATGGCGTCGTCGCTGTTCGGCCACGTCGAGCCGGCGCCCAAGGACCCCATCCTCGGCGTCACCGAGGCCTTCCTCGCCGACCCCTCGCCCGACAAGGTCAACGTCGGCGTC GGCGCCTACCGGGACGACAACGGCAAGCCCCTCGTGCTCGATTGCGTGCGCGAGGCCGAGCGCCGGATTGCCGGCAACCTCAACAT GGAGTACCTCCCAATGGGAGGCAGTATAAAGACGATTGAAGAATCGCTGAAGCTGGCGTACGGAGAGGATTCCGAACTCATCAAAGACAAGAGGATCGCGGCAGTGCAGGCGCTTTCGGGCACTGGTGCCTGTCGGCTCTTTGCTGATTTCCAAAAGCGATTCTTGCCTGATTCACAAATCTACATACCTACACCAACGTGGTCCAA CCATCACAATATTTGGAGGGATGCTCAAGTGCCACAGAAATCATTCACATACTACCATCCAGAGTCAAGAGGGCTTGATTTTTCAGGGTTAATGAATGACATCAAG AATGCTCCAGATGGTTCGTTCTTtttgctccatgcatgtgctcATAATCCTACTGGAGTAGATCCTACAGAAGAACAATGGAGGGAAATATCCCATCTGTTCAAG GTGAAGAAACATTTTCCATTCTTTGACATGGCATACCAAGGGTTTGCCAGTGGTGATCCAGAGAGAGATGCTAAGGCAATCCGAATTTTCCTTGAAGATGGACACCAAATTGGATGTGCTCAGTCATACGCAAAGAACATGGGACTTTATGGACAGAGAGTAGGATGCCTGAG TATTTTGTGTGAGGATGAGATGCAAGCAGTTGCTGTCAAGAGCCAACTGCAACAGATTGCAAGACCAATGTACAGCAACCCACCTGTTCATGGTGCACTTGTTGTTTCTATAATCCTCAGTGATCCAGAATTGAAGAGTTTATGGTTAAAAGAGGTCAAG GGTATGGCTGATCGTATCATTGGAATGCGGACAGCGCTTAAGGAAAATCTTGAAAAGCTAGGTTCACCTTTGTCATGGGAGCACATTACTAATCAG ATTGGAATGTTCTGCTACAGCGGGATGACACCGGAACAAGTTGACCGGTTGACAAATGAATTCCATATTTACATGACCCGCAACGGGAGGATAAG CATGGCTGGTGTAACGACAGGAAACGTTGAATACTTGGCAAATGCTATTCACGAGGTTACCAAATCGAAATGA
- the LOC120695268 gene encoding probable LRR receptor-like serine/threonine-protein kinase At5g45780 isoform X2 — translation MAARLPRFAAALAAVAVLAAAAGRAAAGDPPLSPKGLNYEVAALMAVKSRLRDEKGVMALWDINSVDPCTWSMVACSPDKFVVSLQMANNGLSGTLSPSIGNLSHLQTMSLQNNKISGDIPPEIGKLTNLNALDLSSNEFVGDIPSSLGQLTRLNYLRLDRNNLSGQIPVDVAKLPGLTFLDLSFNNLSGPVPKIYAHDYSLAGNRFLCNSSIIHGCSDLTAMTNASRQVQKAKNHHQLALAISLSVTCSTVLVLLFVYWLSYCRWRLPFASADQDLEFELGHLKHFSFHDLQSATDNFNSKNVLGQGGFGIVYKGCLRNGPLVAVKRLKDPDVTGEVQFQTEVELIGLAVHRNLLRLYGFCMTSKERLLVYPYMPNGSVADRLRDYRNGKPSLDWSKRMRIALGAARGLLYLHEQCNPKVIHRDVKAANILLDESFEAIVGDFGLAKLLDRQESHVTTAVRGTIGHIAPEYLSTGQSSEKTDVYGFGILLLELITGPKTLSNGHGQSQKGMILDWVRELKEEKKLDKLVDRDLKDSFDVAELECSVDVIIQCTQTNPILRPKMSEVLHALEANVTLAESSVELNREPLPYGGPYSFSVRHEDPHDSSSFIIEPIELSGPR, via the exons gctgcgggtCGGGCCGCGGCAGGGGACCCGCCGCTCTCGCCCAAGGGGCTCAACTACGAAG TGGCGGCGCTGATGGCGGTGAAGAGCCGGCTGCGGGACGAGAAGGGGGTCATGGCGCTGTGGGACATCAACTCCGTCGACCCCTGCACCTGGTCCATGGTCGCCTGCTCCCCCGACAAGTTCGTCGTCTCGCT CCAGATGGCAAACAACGGCTTGTCCGGGACGCTGTCGCCGAGCATCGGGAACCTCAGCCACCTGCAGACAAT GTCACTACAAAATAACAAAATATCAGGTGATATTCCTCCAGAAATAGGGAAGCTGACCAATCTGAACGCTCTTGACCTTTCTAGCAATGAGTTTGTTGGTGATATCCCGAGTTCATTGGGGCAGTTGACTCGACTAAATTATCT GCGCCTTGATAGGAATAACTTGTCTGGGCAGATCCCTGTAGATGTTGCTAAGCTTCCAGGTCTCACATTCCT TGACTTATCATTCAACAATTTGAGTGGCCCAGTTCCAAAAATCTATGCACACGACTACAG TCTTGCGGGAAATCGGTTCCTTTGCAATTCATCAATTATACATGGCTGTTCGGATTTGACAGCAATGACTAATG CGTCTAGACAGGTGCAAAAGGCCAAGAACCATCATCAATTAGCACTGGCAATTTCTCTAAGCGTCACCTGTTCCACAGTATTAGTTTTGTTGTTCGTTTATTGGCTAAGTTACTGCAGATGGCGCTTGCCTTTTGCTTCTGCTG ATCAAGATCTCGAGTTTGAATTGGGTCATCTGAAGCATTTCTCATTTCATGATCTGCAAAGTGCAACGGACAATTTTAATTCGAAGAATGTATTAGGCCAAGGAGGCTTTGGTATTGTTTATAAAGGCTGTCTGAGAAATGGACCTTTAGTGGCAGTGAAAAGATTAAAAGATCCTGACGTTACTGGTGAAGTTCAATTTCAAACAGAAGTTGAGTTGATTGGTCTTGCTGTGCACAGGAATCTCTTGCGCTTGTATGGGTTTTGCATGACCTCGAAAGAGCGGTTACTTGTATATCCATATATGCCAAATGGCAGTGTTGCTGACCGATTGAGAG ATTATCGTAATGGAAAACCATCTCTTGATTGGAGTAAACGCATGCGCATTGCTCTTGGGGCTGCCAGGGGATTACTCTACCTTCATGAACAATGCAATCCTAAGGTCATTCACAGAGATGTCAAAGCTGCAAACATATTGCTTGATGAAAGTTTTGAAGCAATTGTTGGGGATTTTGGATTGGCAAAACTTCTTGACCGACAAGAATCACATGTTACTACTGCAGTTCGGGGCACTATTGGGCATATTGCTCCTGAGTATCTTTCAACTGGACAGTCCTCAGAAAAGACTGATGTTTATGGGTTTGGTATTCTCCTGTTGGAATTGATTACTGGTCCTAAAACCTTGAGCAATGGACATGGTCAGTCTCAGAAGGGCATGATTCTAGATTGG GTTAGAGAGCTGAAGGAGGAAAAGAAACTGGATAAGCTGGTTGACAGGGATCTCAAGGATTCATTTGATGTTGCGGAGCTGGAGTGTTCCGTTGACGTGATTATCCAATGTACGCAGACCAACCCTATCCTTCGGCCTAAGATGTCAGAAGTTCTGCACGCCCTTGAAGCGAACGTCACACTGGCAGAGAGCAGTGTCGAGTTGAATAGAGAACCTCTTCCTTATGGAGGCCCTTACAGTTTCTCTGTCCGACATGAGGATCCTCATGATTCGTCGTCCTTCATAATAGAGCCAATCGAGCTGTCTGGTCCCAGATGA
- the LOC120695268 gene encoding probable LRR receptor-like serine/threonine-protein kinase At5g45780 isoform X1 yields the protein MAARLPRFAAALAAVAVLAAAAGRAAAGDPPLSPKGLNYEVAALMAVKSRLRDEKGVMALWDINSVDPCTWSMVACSPDKFVVSLQMANNGLSGTLSPSIGNLSHLQTMSLQNNKISGDIPPEIGKLTNLNALDLSSNEFVGDIPSSLGQLTRLNYLRLDRNNLSGQIPVDVAKLPGLTFLDLSFNNLSGPVPKIYAHDYSLAGNRFLCNSSIIHGCSDLTAMTNGTASRQVQKAKNHHQLALAISLSVTCSTVLVLLFVYWLSYCRWRLPFASADQDLEFELGHLKHFSFHDLQSATDNFNSKNVLGQGGFGIVYKGCLRNGPLVAVKRLKDPDVTGEVQFQTEVELIGLAVHRNLLRLYGFCMTSKERLLVYPYMPNGSVADRLRDYRNGKPSLDWSKRMRIALGAARGLLYLHEQCNPKVIHRDVKAANILLDESFEAIVGDFGLAKLLDRQESHVTTAVRGTIGHIAPEYLSTGQSSEKTDVYGFGILLLELITGPKTLSNGHGQSQKGMILDWVRELKEEKKLDKLVDRDLKDSFDVAELECSVDVIIQCTQTNPILRPKMSEVLHALEANVTLAESSVELNREPLPYGGPYSFSVRHEDPHDSSSFIIEPIELSGPR from the exons gctgcgggtCGGGCCGCGGCAGGGGACCCGCCGCTCTCGCCCAAGGGGCTCAACTACGAAG TGGCGGCGCTGATGGCGGTGAAGAGCCGGCTGCGGGACGAGAAGGGGGTCATGGCGCTGTGGGACATCAACTCCGTCGACCCCTGCACCTGGTCCATGGTCGCCTGCTCCCCCGACAAGTTCGTCGTCTCGCT CCAGATGGCAAACAACGGCTTGTCCGGGACGCTGTCGCCGAGCATCGGGAACCTCAGCCACCTGCAGACAAT GTCACTACAAAATAACAAAATATCAGGTGATATTCCTCCAGAAATAGGGAAGCTGACCAATCTGAACGCTCTTGACCTTTCTAGCAATGAGTTTGTTGGTGATATCCCGAGTTCATTGGGGCAGTTGACTCGACTAAATTATCT GCGCCTTGATAGGAATAACTTGTCTGGGCAGATCCCTGTAGATGTTGCTAAGCTTCCAGGTCTCACATTCCT TGACTTATCATTCAACAATTTGAGTGGCCCAGTTCCAAAAATCTATGCACACGACTACAG TCTTGCGGGAAATCGGTTCCTTTGCAATTCATCAATTATACATGGCTGTTCGGATTTGACAGCAATGACTAATG GGACAGCGTCTAGACAGGTGCAAAAGGCCAAGAACCATCATCAATTAGCACTGGCAATTTCTCTAAGCGTCACCTGTTCCACAGTATTAGTTTTGTTGTTCGTTTATTGGCTAAGTTACTGCAGATGGCGCTTGCCTTTTGCTTCTGCTG ATCAAGATCTCGAGTTTGAATTGGGTCATCTGAAGCATTTCTCATTTCATGATCTGCAAAGTGCAACGGACAATTTTAATTCGAAGAATGTATTAGGCCAAGGAGGCTTTGGTATTGTTTATAAAGGCTGTCTGAGAAATGGACCTTTAGTGGCAGTGAAAAGATTAAAAGATCCTGACGTTACTGGTGAAGTTCAATTTCAAACAGAAGTTGAGTTGATTGGTCTTGCTGTGCACAGGAATCTCTTGCGCTTGTATGGGTTTTGCATGACCTCGAAAGAGCGGTTACTTGTATATCCATATATGCCAAATGGCAGTGTTGCTGACCGATTGAGAG ATTATCGTAATGGAAAACCATCTCTTGATTGGAGTAAACGCATGCGCATTGCTCTTGGGGCTGCCAGGGGATTACTCTACCTTCATGAACAATGCAATCCTAAGGTCATTCACAGAGATGTCAAAGCTGCAAACATATTGCTTGATGAAAGTTTTGAAGCAATTGTTGGGGATTTTGGATTGGCAAAACTTCTTGACCGACAAGAATCACATGTTACTACTGCAGTTCGGGGCACTATTGGGCATATTGCTCCTGAGTATCTTTCAACTGGACAGTCCTCAGAAAAGACTGATGTTTATGGGTTTGGTATTCTCCTGTTGGAATTGATTACTGGTCCTAAAACCTTGAGCAATGGACATGGTCAGTCTCAGAAGGGCATGATTCTAGATTGG GTTAGAGAGCTGAAGGAGGAAAAGAAACTGGATAAGCTGGTTGACAGGGATCTCAAGGATTCATTTGATGTTGCGGAGCTGGAGTGTTCCGTTGACGTGATTATCCAATGTACGCAGACCAACCCTATCCTTCGGCCTAAGATGTCAGAAGTTCTGCACGCCCTTGAAGCGAACGTCACACTGGCAGAGAGCAGTGTCGAGTTGAATAGAGAACCTCTTCCTTATGGAGGCCCTTACAGTTTCTCTGTCCGACATGAGGATCCTCATGATTCGTCGTCCTTCATAATAGAGCCAATCGAGCTGTCTGGTCCCAGATGA